GACCGGGATGGGATGGCGCCCGCTCTGGCGCAGACTGCTGTCGGTATTTGCCAACTGCAGGCGGCACAGCTATCCCATGCCAGCGATGAACTCAATGGCGCTGTGGGGCGTATTGTCGACAACTTGCACGGCATAGCGGCAAAGGAAGCACGCCTTTCCGAAGATACCAGTGCCATGGCAGGTGTGGCAGATCAGACGGGAAGCTCTTTCCTGACGGGACTGGAAGCCGATCTCACCGTGGTTGGCGCCGTTCTGGACCAGAGTTCCCAGCTCAATCGTGCCCTGACCAAGGCCATGAACACCGTTGCCGAAACGGTAACGGAGATTACGGCGTTTGTCAGCGATATTGAGTTCATCGGTGAGGAAATCGAACTCATCGCCCTCAATGCACAGGTGAAAGCTGCCCTGACCGGTGACGATGGTGCCGCGCTTGGAGTCCTTGCAGAGGCTATTCAACGGCTGTCGGTGGATGCCATTGCCCAGACCTCTGCCGTTTCCAATATGTTGACCGAAGTTACCAATGCCACCGAAGGACTCTGCAACAGCGCCAGGGCAGATGCGACCGAGCTTGACCAGGAAGTGGAAGAAATGGTCAGTTCACTGCCGGGGCTGCTTCAATCCCTGCAGAGAGTGAATGATTCACTTAGCGAATGTCTGAAGAACATGCAAGGGGCTGTTGAAACGCTTTGTACAGATATTGACGCAGCAACCAACGGCATTACGGCCCATTTTCAGGTGACCCAGGTGATCGACCAGGTAAGGAGCGAACTGTGCACCATTATCGATGAAGCCCGTCTCATCGCTCCGTCATCTGATGCTGAAAACGGCAATCTGATGCAGCTTGCCGACCGCTACACCATGGACAGCGAACGCAAGATCCATCATTCCATGATCAAAAAAGAAGAGGGAGCAAGTACTCAACCTGTACCTGCCGATCCTGTCAGCGAAGTTTCTTCGCCGGCATCCGATGGGCTGGGAGATAACGTGGAGCTGTTTTAATATTCAGCGTCAGCTTTAGGAGGAGAATCTGTTATGGGTGAACTGAAGGTGACCATGGCCAAAGCGGAAGGGAACCCTGCTGCCTTGGTTGTAAAAGTCAGCGGACCGCTTACCGTCCAGAACGTTGGAGAATTGAAAACTTCTCTTTTGCAGGCATTGGAGGGAGGGGAACAGCTTTGCCTCGACCTGGCCGGGGTGACGGAGGTCGACCTGGCAGGCCTGCAACTCCTATGCTCGGCTCACCGCAGTTCCCTGCACCTTAACAAGCATCTCTGCATTACTACCGGTGATAGTGATATTATTGATACGGCGAGCATGGAAGCAGGTTTTCAGCGCCATGTGGGATGTGCCCAGGACAAGGAAAAAAGCTGCTTTTGGGTGGGAGGGAATGATTGATGGGAAAGATAATCATGACGGCGGATGATTCTGCCAGTGTCCGACAGATGGTCAGTTTTACCCTGAAACAGAACGGGTACGAGGTGGTGGAAGCGGTGGACGGAAAAGATGCGCTGCAGAAGCTTGGCGGACAAAAGGTCGATATGCTCATCACCGACCTGAACATGCCGAACCTGGACGGCATCGGCCTGATCAAGGGGGCGCGGGCTCTGCCTGCCTGTAAATTCATTCCTATCGTTATGCTTACCACGGAATCCCAGGACAGCAAAAAACAGGAAGGAAAGGCCGCCGGGGCAACCGGCTGGATAGTAAAGCCTTTCAAGCCTGAACAGCTGATGGCGGTGGTGAAGAAGGTGCTCGGATGATGGACCAACATCAAGAGGCATTCAAGGAAGAGGCTTACGAGCTTCTGGCAGAGTTGGAAACGTCCCTCCTGGAGCTTGAAGAAAGGCCTGATGATGAGGAAGTGATCGGCCGGGTCTTCCGGGCCATGCATACCATCAAGGGATCGGGGGCAATGTTCGGTTTTGAAGACATTGCCGCTTTTACCCACGAAGTGGAAACGGTTTTCGATCTGGTGCGCAACGGTCTGATTCCGGTAACCAAAACACTGGTCAACGTTACCCTGGCCGCTCGCGATCAGATCAAGGCCATGCTTGATGCTTCAACCGGGGGCGCTGTGGTTGACGTAGCCTGCACCGCAGAGATCATTGCCACCCTGAAGAGCATGCTTCCCGAAACGGAGTCTGAAAAATCATCGGCGAACCTTCAACCGGCCGAAGAGGCAAAAGGGGGGCAGCAGGAATCGGCTGAAGTTACCTACCGGATCCGTTTCGAACCAGACCAGGGTATTTTCATGCGAGGAACTAATCCCCTGAGCCTGGTCAAGGAATTGAGGGAACTTGGTCAGAGCCGGGTAATTGCCCAGGTGACCAACCTGCTTCCCCTGGAGGAGATGGATGCGGAGAGCTGCTATGTTTACTGGGATGTGATTTTGACCACCAACAGGGGAATTGACGCCATCAAGGATGTATTCATATTTGTAGAGGACGATTGCGAGCTGAAGATCGAGGCCATTGACAGTGGGGCACCTTTCGCCGGCGAAGATGGCTACAAGAAACTTGGCGAAATACTGGTGGAACGGGGTGATCTGAGCTTCGAGGAGATGAAGAATATCCTGTCCCAGCAGAAACGATTTGGGGAAATTGCCATCGAGAGCGGGTTTGTGGAACCGGAAAAAATCATCTCTGCCCTTGTGGAGCAGCAGCATGTGAAGGAGGTCCGGCAGGAAAGGCAATCCCAGGAGAACGCTTCCAGCATCCGTGTTCCTGCAGAAAAACTGGACGTTTTGGTAAACCTGGTGGGAGAACTGGTCACGGTCCAGGCTCGTCTTAGTCAGACCTCCGCCGGGCGCAGGGATGCGGAACTGATGTCCATCGCCGAAGAGGTGGAGCGTCTGACCGCAGAATTGCGGGATAACGCTCTCAACATCAGGATGCTGCCCATCGGCACCACCTTCAGTAAGTTCAAACGCCTGGTTCGCGATCTTTCCAACGAACTGGGCAAAAAGATTGAAATGGAGACTTCCGGCGCTGAGACGGAGCTGGATAAGACCGTCATAGAAAAGCTCAACGATCCCTTGGTGCACCTGATCCGCAACAGCATCGACCACGGCATAGAAATGCCCGAAGAGCGAGCGGCAGCCGGCAAGCCGGCACAGGGGACGGTGCATCTCTCCGCCGTTCATTCCGGCGACAGTGTCTTCATTACCATCAAAGACGACGGTGCAGGACTGGATAAGGAGGCCATTCGGGCCAAGGCCATAGAAAAGGGGCTTATTCCGCCCACCACAGAACTGTCCGAAAAAGAGATTTTTGCCCAGATATTTGCTCCCGGCTTTTCCACTGCTAAAAAGATCTCCAGTGTCTCCGGGCGCGGTGTCGGAATGGATGTGGTCAAGAGGGCCATCGAAGCGTTGCGCGGCACCATCGAAATAACCAGCAAACGGGGAGAAGGCACCACCATTACCGTAAAGATACCCCTGACCCTGGCCATCATCGAAAGCCTGCTGGTTCAGATCGGCGGCGACCGTTTCCTGCTTCCACTTTCACTGGTGGATGAATGTGTGGAATTGACCGGCAGCGACATCGAAAAGTCCCATGGAAGAAATCTGGCCACCGTTCGTGACCACATGGTGCCATACATCCCACTCCGGGAGAAGTTCCGGATCATCGGCAATGCGCCGGAAATCCAGCAGATCGTCATCACCCAGGTCAACGGCATGCGTGTCGGCTTTGTGGTCGACCACGTCATAGGCGAGCACCAGACGGTTATCAAATCACTGGGACGGGCTTATAAAAATGTCGAGGGCATATCGGGAGCGACGATTCTGGGTGACGGGGCGGTTGCACTGATCGTGGATATCCCGCAACTGATAAAGGAAGTGGAGGCGCAGAGCCTGCAATAGGTTGTTTAAGGGCAATCTTATGTAATGTGGTTAGAAAGGGAGGAAACATTTCATGGACATCAGCAATATGAAACTTGCTACAAAATTGTACGGTGGTATTGGTCTGATCGTCGCAGCTCTTGTGTGTGTTGTCCTGTTCCAGGTGATAAAGATGCGGGAGCTGGGCAATGTCCAGGATCACGGAGCCGACCTGAGTGGCAACGCAGTCGCCATTCAGGAAGTGCAGGTGCGGCTTGAGGCTCTGTACGGCATAATGGCCGACGCTGTTATCAATCGCAATCTTGCCGAATCACGCAAGGAATTCAAGGACGCTAAAGACAACCTTCTGAAAGATGTGGATAATGTGCGTAAACTGGCCGATACGGCGGAGGAAAAGCAGTTGGCTGAAGCCTTTGCCGTCAATCTCGCCAAATATCAGGACCTGTTTGAAAACAGGCAGCTGCCCGAGTTGCAGAAAGGCGCCGGCTCCAGCACGGAAGAGCTCCGCAGGATAGACGCTCTGCTCGATGCAGCACGGGATGCCGCAATCGAGCCGTTGCATAAGATTGTCGTCTCCATCAAGAAGGAAAGCACCAATGGTGATGAAATGTTCGATGCCTTGAGGCAGCGAACCTCCACCATATCCATTGTTTGCAGCGTAGCGGCACTGATCTTCTCGGTCATTTTCGGCTGGCTGCTGGTCAGGAACGTGCAGCGGCAGTTGGGGGGAGATCCTCTCTACGTGGTCGAGATAACACGCAAGGTCGCAGCAGGTGACCTGTCAATGTCCATAGACACCACAGGCAAGGATGAACGAAGTTTGATCTTTGCCATGGCGCAGATGATGTGTACCATAAAGGCACTGGTCGACGATACCGGCGTGCTGGTAAAGGCGGCCATCGACGGCAAGCTCGATGTAAGGGCTGACGCCGACAAGCACCATGGGGAATTCCAGAAAATAGTTCATGGAGTCAACGCGACCCTTGATGCCGTAGTAACCCCTCTGAACGTGACGGCCGATTATGTTGCCCGCATCTCAAAGGGTGACATGCCTCCTCAGATAACGGAGGAGTATAAGGGGCAGTACAATCTGATCAAACAGAACCTTAACCTGCTGATCGATTCCACTAACCGTATAGCAGCAGCAGCCAGGGAAGTGGCAGACGGCAACCTGCAAGTTGAGCTGAAGGTTCGTTCGGAGAATGATGAGCTGATGAAAGCATTGTCAGCCATGGTGGCCAATCTTGTGGAAATCATCGGCAATGTGAAATCTGCCGCAGACAACGTTGCAGCCGGCAGCCAGCAGCTTTCCGCAGGTTCCGAGGAAATGTCCCAGGGAGCAAGCGAGCAGGCTGCCGCTGCCGAAGAAGCATCCTCTTCCATGGAAGAAATGACCGCAAGTATCAGACAGAATGCTGACAATGCCATGCAGACCGAAAAAATCGCCCTGAAATCAACCGCTGACGCCCAGGAAGGGGGAAGGGCCGTTGATGAAACAGTCCTGGCCATGAAGGAAATAGCAAGCCGGATCACCATCATAGAAGAGATAGCCCGGCAAACGAACCTGCTTGCGTTGAACGCAGCCATTGAGGCGGCCCGTGCCGGTGAGCATGGCAAGGGATTTGCCGTTGTTGCTTCCGAAGTACGCAAGTTGGCCGAGCGTAGTCAGAAGGCAGCGGGTGAAATAAGCGAACTTTCGGCTTCCAGTGTCGACATTGCCGAAAAAGCAGGTCAAATGCTCAGTTCCATACTTCCCGATATTCAGAAGACGGCGGAACTGGTGCAGGAGATAAATGCATCCAGTAAAGAGCAGGATACGGGGGCAGAGCAGATAAACAAAGCAATACAGCAGCTTGATCAGGTTATACAAACCAATGCAGGTGCTTCGGAAGAGATGGCCTCCACTGCCGAAGAGCTGGCGTCCCAGGCCGAACAGCTGCAACAGGCAATCGCCTACTTTAAAATCGACAGTTCGGCAGTGGACAAACGACCGATAACCGAAAAAAAGCCGGTGCAAAAGCAACAGGCTAAAGCTGACAAATCTCTGAAAAATGCCAAAGCCAACTGTTATTCAAAAAAGGCCGTGGGCCATGATCTTGATATGCAGGAACCACACAATGAATTGGATTCTGATTTCGAGAAATTCTGAGTAAGGGCAGGAGGTAACAGAGATTCTTATATTTCCAGTTATATGAGAGGCGCTGCTCATCGTTGCAGCGCCTCTCATACCTCATCTTTACTTAGACCGACAGCCCCGGATAACAGCCTGAGACCCACCCCCCAATATACTCCCATGCTTATCTTTGATGACTCCAGAAATTAGTAATTACCTACCATTTTACTATTAAAATTATTTCCACATTCTTTATAAAAAAAGTTTAGAAAAAAAAATAAATTCCGAAAAGTGACATTGTTGAAGCAGAATTTTAATCTCCTTTATTCATCCTTGATGGGGATGCTTGAAGATTAGAGCTGCTCCATCTGCAAATGAACCATATTTCCAGGTTCAATCACATCAACGTGGAGGGGTAAATGTTCAAGAACATGAAGATCGGTACCAAACTGGGAATCGGGTATGGCGTTGTTCTTTTGCTTATGGTGTTAATGGGAGTGCTGGCCTATGTGAATGTGAGCAGGTTGAGCAACAGTATCGATGAGCTTGCCGCAGACAGGTTCCCTAAGACCGTCCAGGCCAACGATGTTATCGATCAACTGAATATTGCCGCCAGAGCTACCAGAAACGCCATCCTTACCGATGACAGGTCGGAGGCAGCTAAAGAAATTGGCCGTATACCAGATTGTTCCAGGATAATTAATGACAGGATGGAAAAACTCAAGGCTGCTATTCAAGATCCGAAAGGTAAGGAGCTCTTTTCTGCCGTTGAAGTTGGCAGGGAAAAGTACCGTGATGATCTGAAACAATTGATCGATCTCATTAATCAGGGGAAGAACGCACAGGCGAAAGCCCTTCTTTTCGGCAAGATGAGGACGAGCCAGCAGGATTATATGCAGGGCATAGCCGAGCTTATCGCCTATGAGACCCAAGAGGTGAATCGGATCGGCAAGGAGGGTATAGCACTTGGCAAGCATACCATAACGATTATTCTGGCGTGCACGATTTTTGCTCTGTTGCTGGGCGCTACAATCGCGTTGATCATCACCCGAGCCATTACCAAACCTGTTGCAGCATGTATTACCGCAGCCAACAAGATAGCCGGCGGCGATATGGATGTGGCTCTGGATGTGACGGCTCAGGACGAAACCGGAAAACTGCAGGCAGCCATGCAGACAATGGTTGAAGCCATAAAAGCTTTAGTGGCAGATGCCAACATGCTTGCCCAGGCGGCACAGGAAGGCAGGCTGGCAACCCGTGCCGATGCAGCCAGGCACCAGGGAGACTACCAACGGATCGTTGCAGGAGTCAATCAGACACTGGATGCCGTTATCAACCCTCTCAACCTGGCCGCGGAATATGTGGACCTGATCAGCAAGGGGGACATCCCGACAAAGATAACCGATAACTACAACGGCGACTTCAACCAGATAAAGATCAATTTGAACAACTGCATCGACATTATGCAGAGGCTGCTGGAGCAGACCGACATCCTCATTCGCGGTGCTGCTGAGGGTGAGCTTGACAAACGTGCCAATGCGGAGCTTTTTACCGGTGGATGGAAGGACCTGGTGAGCGGTGTCAATAATATCCTCACCAATATCGTCAATCCGCTCATGCTGACAGCAGACTATGTAGACCGCATTTCCAAGGGCAACATGCCACCGCTGATAACAGCCGAATACAAGGGGCAGTACAACATTATCAAGAACAACCTGAATCTATTGGTGGATTCGACCAACGGCATCACAGCGGCAGCTAAGGAGATAGCCGGCGGCAATCTGCAGGTGGAGCTCAAGATGCGTTCGGCCGAGGATGAACTGATGCAGGCTTTGTCCGCAATGGTGGAGAAGCTTGTAGCTATTATAAAAGAAGTGAAGTCGGCAGCGGACAACGTGGCCGGCGGTAGTATGCAATTGTCATCGGCGGCACAGGAAATGTCCCAGGGGGCAAGCGAACAGGCGGCAGCAGCCGAAGAAGCATCATCATCCATGGAGGAGATGACCTCGATTATAAGGCAGAACGCCGACAACGCACAGCAGACGGAAAAGATAGCGGTGAAATCGGCCGAGGACGCCAAGGAGGGGGGCAAGGCCGTTGCCGAGACGGTGCAGGCCATGAGGGATATCGCTGACAAGATTTCCATCATCGAGGAAATCGCCCGGCAGACCAACATGCTGGCGCTGAACGCAGCCATCGAGGCCGCACGCGCCGGAGAGCACGGCAAAGGATTTGCCGTGGTGGCAAGCGAGGTAAGGAAGCTGGCCGAGAGAAGCCAGAACGCTGCGGGCGAAATCTCCACCCTTTCCGTTTCCAGTGTGGAGGTGGCTGAGAAGGCAGGCCAGATGCTGGCAAACATCCTTCCCGACATCCAGAAGACTGCTGAACTGGTGCAGGAGATCAATGCCGCGAGCAGGGAACAGGATTCAGGTGCGGAGCAGATCAACAAGGCGATCCAGCAGCTTGATCAGGTCATTCAGCAGAATGCAGGAGCTTCGGAAGAGATGGCTTCAACGGCCGAAGAGCTTTCTTCCCAGGCGGAGCAACTGCAGGATAATATTTCCTTCTTCAGGATCGGTGCGACGGAGCCGGCAAAGCAGGCTAAGGACAAAAAGAAATCTGCCAATGCTACCCATGCCGCTCCTGCAATGGACAACATCAAACACGCCAAGGCCAATGGATATCACAAGAAGGTGGTCGGGCACGATCTGGATATGAATGATGACCATGACAACCTGGACGGGGATTTTGAAAAATATTGATTACAGGTAAAAGAAGAGGAGCCGGATAACTTCCGGCTCTTCGCCAAACTTGCTATGCTCAGGCAGCAAAGGGCTGGAACCCAATCCATCGGGTCCAGCCCTTTTTCATTCTCCAGCCTCCCGATTTGCTCCAGATTTCCCGCCACTTTGTACATGTTTTACTATTTGATTCTACTGTTTTGCGTGCTGAAATTAGAAAAATTTACCTTCAAGTTCTCCGTAATATTACCGAAGAATGTCGGTAGCGACGGAATTCAAGGTAAATGGCATGCAACGGCGGAGGAAAATCATGTTTAAAGAAATGAAGTTGGCAACGCGTTTGGCCCTGTCTTATGGCGTGATCATCGTTTTGATGGTGATTATGGGGGGCATCTCACACCTGGGGTTGAAAAAAATCAATGATGCTGTCGAAGTTCTGGTAACGGACAAATGGCCGAAGACGGTCCAGGCCAACGCAATGATCGGTGAGGTGAATGTGGTTGCCAGGGCGTTGCGCAACATGCTCCTGACCGATGACAAAACCGTCATGCAGAAGGAACGGTCAAGGGTAATCGACGCTACTGCAGCCATCAACAAGCACTATGACGAGCTGGAAAAGACGGTCACGAGCGAGAAAGGCAAAGGGCTTCTAAATACGCTCCAGGACGCACGTGCCAAATACGAGGCGGAAATGGCCCACGTTCTTTCAGTCATAGATGCGGGAGATAAAAAAGCTGCGACAGGCTTGCTTTTCGGCAAGTACCGTCAATTGCAGACCGCATATCTGGAGGCATCGTCAGAGATGATCAGGTACCAGAGCGGTGAAATGGACCGGACCGGCAAAGAGGCGGTGGAGACCTATGGCAGAATTTCCCTGCTTATCTACGTTCTTCTGGCTGTCTGCTTCGCCTTGGCGGGGGTGATCGGCTGGCTGGTGACGAGAAGCATCACCAGGCCCATAGCACAGGCGGTTGACATCAGCAACCGGGTTGCCGCCGGCGACATGAGCGTGGAAATAGGCAATACGGGCGCCGATGAAACAGGCCTGCTTTTAAACAGCATGAAGAAAATGATCGACCACATAAAAATGCTGGTGGACGATACGGATATGCTTGCCAAGGCGGCCGTGGAGGGCAAACTTACCCTGCGCGCCGATTCCTCTAAACACGAAGGAGATTTCCGCAGGGTGGTCGAAGGGGTCAACGCGACCATTAACAGGCTGGTAGGCCTGTTGGACAGTATGCCGGCTCCGGCAATGATAATCGATAATGACTTCAATATCCTATATATGAATGAATTGGGCGCCCAGGTGGGGGGCAAGACGCAACAACAGGTGCTCGGCGCCAAATGTTACGACCATTTCAAGACGTCAGATTGTAAAACCCACAACTGTGCCTGTGGAAGGGCGCTTCAGACCGGGCAGCCGGCAAGCAGCGAGACCGATGCCCATCCTGCAGCCGGCATCGATCTGGAAATCTCCTATACCGGGGTTCCGTTACGTAACGATTCCGGCCAGGTAGTCGGGGCTTTCGAGGTGGTGAGCGATCAAACAGCAGTCAGGAAGGCTGCCCGCCTTGCCGCAAAAATTGCCGATTACCAGAATAAGGAAACGAAAAAGCTGGTGGAAGGGCTGGGAAGGCTGGCACAGGGTGATGTGGATTTGACGGTGGTACCGGAGTCTGCCGATGGCGACACCATGGAAGTAAAAGCGACCTTCGAAAAAATTGCCGAAGCTGTGAATAAATGCGTAGAGGTTATCAACGGCCTGAACACCGATGTAGCAATGCTTGCCCGGGCTGCCATGGAAGGACGGCTGAATATCCGTGCCGATGCCGGCAAGCACTCGGGGGCATATGGTGCCATCGTCCACGGTGTTAACGAGACCATTGGCAGACTGGTGGGCTTTCTCGACAGCATGCCGTCACCGGCCATGATTATCGATAATGATTTTACCATCCTCTATATGAATGACCTGGGGGCAAGGGTAGGTGGAAAGACCCCCGCCCAGGTGGTGGGAACCAAATGCTACGATCACTTCAAGACATCCGATTGCAAAACCGCTCAGTGTGCCTGTCAGCAGGCTATAACCGGCGGAATCGAGGCAACCAGCGAAACGGATGCCCATCCTGCCATCGGTGTCGATCTGGATATTTCCTATACCGCAGTGCCCATAAAGGATGGCCATGGCCATGTCATGGGTGCCCTGGAGGTAGTAACCGATCTGACCGCTGTGAAAAGGGCGGCAAGAGTGGCGAAAAAAATAGCCGACTTCCAGGCGGTGGAAACGAACAAGCTGGTTGATGGCCTGGAACGACTGGCGAAGGGAGAGATCAATTTCACCATTGCCACCGCACCGGCAGATGACGACACCAAAGAGGTGAAACAGACTTTTGACGTTATCGCCCATGCAGTGAATACCACTGTTCAGGCAACTCAAACCATTACGGAGGCTGCCAAACTCGTTGCCGGTGGGGATCTGACCGTAGAGATCAAGGAACGTTCGCCGGAAGATGAACTGATGCATGCCCTTTCGGCGATGGTTAAAATGCTGAATGAGGTGGTATCTGACGTTAAAAAAGCGGCCGACAATGTGGCGGCCGGAAGCCAGGAATTGTCTTCGGCTTCCACCGGAATGTCCCAGGGGGCCAGTGAGCAGGCTGCGGCCGCCGAAGAGGCATCTTCCTCCATGGAGGAGATGTCTTCCAATATCCGGCAGAACGCCGATAATGCCATACAGACGGAAAAAATAGCATCCAAATCGGCCAAGGATGCCCAGGAGGGTGGGAAAGCGGTACTTGAGACCGTTGCTGCCATGAAGGACATCGCCGGCAAGATATCGATCATCGAAGAAATAGCCCGCCAGACCAATCTCCTTGCCCTCAATGCGGCCATAGAGGCGGCCCGGGCAGGCGAACACGGCAAAGGGTTCGCAGTGGTGGCCAGCGAGGTACGCAAGCTGGCCGAGCGAAGCCAGCGAGCTGCCGCGGAAATTTCGGAGCTGTCCTCAACCAGTGTCGGGGTAGCTGAATCGGCAGGAAACATGCTCAGTAAGATCGTTCCCGACATTCAGAAGACGGCAGAACTTGTACTGGAGATAAGCGCCAGTAGCAGAGAGCAGGATGCCGGCGCCGAGCAGATCAACAAGGCAATACAGCAACTGGATCAGGTGATTCAGCAGAATGCAGGCGCTTCCGAAGAAATGGCATCCACAGCCGAAGAGTTGGCTTCACAGGCTGAGCAGCTGCAAAGCACCATAGCCTTCTTCAAGATCCGTGACGCTATTGCCGTGAAACGACCGATGGAACAAAAAGTCATTCCCCAGGTGAAACAAAAGGTGCAGCCGGTCAAGGAGATAAAAAAAGCCAAGGCCAACGGTTATGGGAAAAAGGCAGTGGTCGGTCATGACCTGGATATGACGGATGGACACGACAATCTGGACAGTATTTTCGAAAAATACTAAAGGGATTTTGGTTCCCGGCAAGGCGCGGCGACGCAGCTCCAGCTGCCGCCTTGCCGGAGGAGCAACACAGCCGGGGCCAAGGTGAAGCGAAAGTGCCTGGTTCAAAAGAACCAGGCACTTGAGTCTGATGAAAAAGCCCTATCTGCGGCGTTGCCCTTACCAGTCGTCGCTGCGGCGTACCGTTAAGTACGCCTCACTCCTCAGGTTTCGGGCGCCTTGCACCTAGGGCTTTTTGATCAGCCTTACATATTGTGACTTCGTCAGCAATCTGAAGTGCCTGGTTCAAAAGAACCAGGCACTTTTATATTTAGCTTTACCTTTCATGTTAATTGAATATAATAAACTACTTCAAACTTTATCCCGAAAGGATGATGATGCCGAACGGCTCCAAGGATTATAATATCCTGGTTGATGGGGATGGCAGGGGTGCCCAGCTGTTGGGGCTGGTCTGGACTGTAGTGATTGCGGTCATGGCTATCGCACTTCTCACCGACATTGAGGAGATGGTCGGTTTGATCAATACTTTTGGCCTCGTAATGTTATGGATAGTGGGGATTGGCGGGATCTGTCTGGGAAGCAGAAAACTGCGGCAAAGCGAAGAGAGATTATACTCTGCTGAACAGGCTCTGTGGAAATCAAAGCAGAATCTTGAACTAAAAGTCATGGAACGAACTGCGGAACTGGAAAGGGCCAATCTGCGGCTCAAAGATGAGGTCGAAGAGCGTTTGCGTGCAGAAACCGCTTTACGAGCATCGGAGATGAAATATCGCATCGTAGCCGAGAATACCTATGGCTGGGAGTTCTGGCTGGATGTGCAGGGCCGGTTCATCTATTCGTCACCCGCCTGCAAGGAGATCACCGGTCATGGAGCCGAGGAGTTCGTGACGGATCATGAACTTTTTCGCCGCATTATTTTTCACGAGGATCTGAGGTGTTATGAGACTCACAGAAAAGAGGTTGAAGAGGGGCGCAAAACCGATTCAGTTGCTTTTCGCATCGTCAGGCCGGACGGCAGTATGCGCTGGATCGGCCATGTCTGCCAGCCTGCCTACGATGACGAGGGCAATTTCATCGGTACCCGGGGGAGCAACCGTGATATCAGTGGCCGCAAACGGACAGAAGACGAGATACGCATGCTGAACGAAGAACTGGAGGCCAGGGTAAGAAAAAGGACTGCCCAACTTGAGGCTTCCAACCGGGAACTGGAGGGATTTTGTTATGCCATATCCCATGACCTTCGAGCTCCGCTGACGCGTCTTGAAGGATACAGCCGGGCATTGCTCGAAGACTGCGGTGATACCCTCGACAACCAGGGGCGCACCTATGCGGAAAGCATTGAGAGGAACAGCAAACAGCTGAAAGAGGTCATAGATATACTTCTCGAATTGACAATGCTGACCCGTAGCGACCTGATGGTGGAGGAGATAAATCTGAGCGAGATGTGTCATGAAATTATGAACGACTTGCAAACTGCGTATGTCGGACGCAACATCGAGTTGTTGGTGGCGCCGATGGTCATGGCCAGAGGAGACAGAAACCTGCTGATGGTGGCCCTTAGAAATCTCCTGGATAATGCCTGCAAGTATACGGCGAAGCATCAACAGGCGACTATCGAATTCGGCGTGATGGAGCAGAAAACACGAAAGGTCTTTTTCATCCGCGATGATGGTGCAGGCTTCGATATGAAATTCGCCAAAAAGATGTTCAAGCCGTTCGAACGTATTCACCGCTCGGAAGAATTTTCCGGTGTGGG
This region of Geotalea daltonii FRC-32 genomic DNA includes:
- a CDS encoding methyl-accepting chemotaxis protein — protein: MDISNMKLATKLYGGIGLIVAALVCVVLFQVIKMRELGNVQDHGADLSGNAVAIQEVQVRLEALYGIMADAVINRNLAESRKEFKDAKDNLLKDVDNVRKLADTAEEKQLAEAFAVNLAKYQDLFENRQLPELQKGAGSSTEELRRIDALLDAARDAAIEPLHKIVVSIKKESTNGDEMFDALRQRTSTISIVCSVAALIFSVIFGWLLVRNVQRQLGGDPLYVVEITRKVAAGDLSMSIDTTGKDERSLIFAMAQMMCTIKALVDDTGVLVKAAIDGKLDVRADADKHHGEFQKIVHGVNATLDAVVTPLNVTADYVARISKGDMPPQITEEYKGQYNLIKQNLNLLIDSTNRIAAAAREVADGNLQVELKVRSENDELMKALSAMVANLVEIIGNVKSAADNVAAGSQQLSAGSEEMSQGASEQAAAAEEASSSMEEMTASIRQNADNAMQTEKIALKSTADAQEGGRAVDETVLAMKEIASRITIIEEIARQTNLLALNAAIEAARAGEHGKGFAVVASEVRKLAERSQKAAGEISELSASSVDIAEKAGQMLSSILPDIQKTAELVQEINASSKEQDTGAEQINKAIQQLDQVIQTNAGASEEMASTAEELASQAEQLQQAIAYFKIDSSAVDKRPITEKKPVQKQQAKADKSLKNAKANCYSKKAVGHDLDMQEPHNELDSDFEKF
- a CDS encoding methyl-accepting chemotaxis protein, producing MFKNMKIGTKLGIGYGVVLLLMVLMGVLAYVNVSRLSNSIDELAADRFPKTVQANDVIDQLNIAARATRNAILTDDRSEAAKEIGRIPDCSRIINDRMEKLKAAIQDPKGKELFSAVEVGREKYRDDLKQLIDLINQGKNAQAKALLFGKMRTSQQDYMQGIAELIAYETQEVNRIGKEGIALGKHTITIILACTIFALLLGATIALIITRAITKPVAACITAANKIAGGDMDVALDVTAQDETGKLQAAMQTMVEAIKALVADANMLAQAAQEGRLATRADAARHQGDYQRIVAGVNQTLDAVINPLNLAAEYVDLISKGDIPTKITDNYNGDFNQIKINLNNCIDIMQRLLEQTDILIRGAAEGELDKRANAELFTGGWKDLVSGVNNILTNIVNPLMLTADYVDRISKGNMPPLITAEYKGQYNIIKNNLNLLVDSTNGITAAAKEIAGGNLQVELKMRSAEDELMQALSAMVEKLVAIIKEVKSAADNVAGGSMQLSSAAQEMSQGASEQAAAAEEASSSMEEMTSIIRQNADNAQQTEKIAVKSAEDAKEGGKAVAETVQAMRDIADKISIIEEIARQTNMLALNAAIEAARAGEHGKGFAVVASEVRKLAERSQNAAGEISTLSVSSVEVAEKAGQMLANILPDIQKTAELVQEINAASREQDSGAEQINKAIQQLDQVIQQNAGASEEMASTAEELSSQAEQLQDNISFFRIGATEPAKQAKDKKKSANATHAAPAMDNIKHAKANGYHKKVVGHDLDMNDDHDNLDGDFEKY